One stretch of Rhipicephalus sanguineus isolate Rsan-2018 chromosome 10, BIME_Rsan_1.4, whole genome shotgun sequence DNA includes these proteins:
- the LOC119372667 gene encoding uncharacterized protein LOC119372667: MSPAMTASVASLTVLLLATCGTDARLDVLVSSRRRQQTCFAEPRSPSIGDRALCPYTRTVDVKYGRIPTTIPTVTCNCPGSRCSQTGDFHCQEIREELQVAYREHARRTTLRNETFTFACACITTQARQAALERLTRVHDQYGNPYGGQVRELWRKYAVRPYRRLRGFLGAPTAVPQLAHAPEHQLQA; the protein is encoded by the exons ATGTCGCCCGCCATGACTGCTTCGGTTGCGTCTCTGACTGTGCTTCTTTTGGCTACGTGTGGCACCGACGCGAGGCTGGACGTGCTTGTAAGCTCCAGGCGGAGGCAACAGACGTGTTTTGCCGAACCGCGGTCGCCCAGCATAGGAGACCGGGCGCTCTGCCCGTACACCAGGACCGTCGACGTGAAGTACGGTCGAATTCCGACCACCATTCCGACGGTGACGTGCAATTGCCCCGGCAGTCGATGCAGTCAGACGGGCGACTTTCACTGCCAAGAG ATACGCGAGGAACTCCAGGTTGCCTACAGGGAACACGCCAGACGAACGACATTACGAAACGAGACGTTTACGTTTGCCTGTGCTTGCATCACCACCCAAGCGAGGCAGGCAGCGTTAGAACGGCTGACAAGGGTCCACGACCAATACGGCAACCCCTACGGCGGACAAGTGCGAGAGCTATGGCGAAAGTACGCAGTGAGGCCGTACAGGAGGCTTCGAGGATTTCTCGGTGCACCTACTGCGGTACCACAGCTGGCCCATGCTCCGGAGCACCAACTTCAAGCTTAA